One window of the Microbispora sp. ZYX-F-249 genome contains the following:
- a CDS encoding cellulose binding domain-containing protein, with protein VPDTSPSPTPPVSPSPTPPVSPSPTPPVSPSPGDSPEPGGCSATIRTVNSWPGGFQSEVTVKAGNSSVRGWTVNWSWSGSQSITQLWGGVKSGSGAAVTVRNESWNGTLPANGTTTFGFTANGSAVTPALTCSAS; from the coding sequence TGTTCCCGACACTTCCCCCAGCCCCACCCCGCCGGTCAGCCCGAGCCCGACCCCACCGGTCAGCCCGAGCCCCACGCCGCCGGTCAGCCCGTCGCCCGGCGACTCGCCGGAGCCGGGCGGATGCAGCGCGACGATCCGTACGGTCAACTCCTGGCCAGGCGGCTTCCAGTCCGAGGTCACCGTCAAGGCCGGCAACTCGTCGGTCAGGGGCTGGACGGTGAACTGGAGCTGGTCCGGCTCGCAGTCCATCACCCAGCTGTGGGGCGGCGTCAAGTCCGGCTCCGGCGCGGCGGTCACCGTGCGCAACGAGTCGTGGAACGGCACGCTGCCCGCCAACGGCACCACCACCTTCGGTTTCACCGCCAACGGCAGCGCCGTCACGCCGGCCCTGACGTGCAGCGCCTCCTGA